The following proteins come from a genomic window of Paucimonas lemoignei:
- the xthA_2 gene encoding exonuclease III: protein MKIVSFNINGLRARPHQLAALIEKHQPDVIGLQETKVSDEQFPQAEIEALGYHVHFHGQKGHYGVALLSRKMPLALHKGFDKDDEEAQKRFIWGTFADDNGLPVTIMNGYFPQGESRDHPTKFPAKQRFYDDLQELLETRFSNDQPLIVMGDVNISPEDSDIGIGPDNAKRWLKTGKCSFLPEEREWMARLKNWGLVDSFRHLYPEVVDQFSWFDYRSRGFEDQPKRGLRIDLIMASHGLQPRIKAAGVDYDLRGMEKPSDHAPIWLELS from the coding sequence ATGAAAATTGTCTCGTTCAACATCAACGGTCTGCGTGCCCGACCCCATCAGCTGGCGGCGCTGATCGAAAAACACCAGCCGGACGTTATCGGCCTGCAGGAAACCAAGGTCTCCGATGAGCAGTTTCCCCAGGCAGAAATCGAAGCGCTGGGCTACCACGTGCATTTCCACGGTCAGAAAGGCCATTACGGCGTGGCACTGCTGTCACGCAAAATGCCGCTGGCCCTGCACAAAGGCTTCGACAAAGATGATGAGGAAGCCCAGAAGCGTTTCATCTGGGGCACCTTCGCCGACGACAACGGCCTGCCAGTGACCATCATGAACGGCTATTTCCCTCAGGGTGAAAGCCGTGACCACCCGACCAAGTTCCCTGCCAAGCAGCGTTTCTACGATGATTTGCAGGAACTGCTGGAAACCCGTTTCAGCAATGACCAGCCGCTGATCGTCATGGGTGACGTGAATATTTCTCCGGAAGACAGTGACATCGGCATCGGCCCGGACAACGCCAAGCGCTGGCTGAAAACCGGCAAGTGCAGCTTCCTGCCGGAAGAGCGCGAGTGGATGGCCCGCCTGAAGAATTGGGGATTGGTGGACAGCTTCCGCCATCTGTATCCAGAGGTGGTCGATCAATTCAGCTGGTTCGACTACCGCAGCCGTGGCTTCGAGGACCAGCCCAAGCGCGGCCTGCGCATCGACTTGATCATGGCCTCACACGGCCTGCAGCCAAGGATCAAGGCGGCTGGCGTGGATTATGACCTGCGCGGCATGGAGAAGCCTTCCGACCATGCGCCGATCTGGCTTGAGCTGAGCTGA
- a CDS encoding histone acetyltransferase HPA2-related acetyltransferase gives MPESSAIVAQVRQLDSGYSRETRSLLYHAYRHEPSFAYLFNAQRAGFDQRVRATVRELVKQHFLQDLPAIGLFIEDRLVGVALIAPPQRRLGITESWAWRLRMVLSTGFNCTRRYLEYYNSVLACLPSEAVHVLPLVGIHPEFQGKQLGEQLLQAVHDWCAVDENSQGIVVDTGNPRYLEFYKRQGYEEIGEVAVGTVREHVFFHPNPQVSPQNMA, from the coding sequence ATGCCTGAATCGTCTGCCATCGTGGCCCAAGTGCGCCAACTCGACAGCGGTTACTCCAGGGAAACCCGCTCGCTGCTGTATCACGCTTACCGTCACGAACCTAGCTTCGCCTACCTGTTCAATGCCCAGCGCGCGGGTTTTGATCAGCGGGTCAGGGCCACCGTCCGTGAACTCGTGAAACAACACTTTTTGCAGGATTTGCCCGCCATTGGCCTGTTCATCGAAGACCGATTGGTTGGCGTGGCACTCATTGCGCCGCCACAAAGGCGCCTTGGCATCACCGAGAGCTGGGCCTGGCGTCTTCGCATGGTGCTGAGCACAGGCTTCAACTGCACCCGGCGTTATCTGGAGTACTACAATTCGGTCCTGGCCTGTCTGCCGTCCGAGGCGGTCCATGTGCTGCCGCTGGTGGGCATCCATCCGGAGTTTCAGGGCAAGCAACTCGGCGAACAGCTGTTACAAGCGGTTCATGACTGGTGCGCCGTGGATGAGAACTCCCAAGGGATCGTGGTGGATACCGGGAATCCGCGTTATCTGGAGTTCTATAAACGACAGGGCTACGAGGAAATCGGCGAAGTTGCTGTGGGAACGGTCCGAGAACATGTGTTTTTTCACCCAAACCCGCAGGTTTCCCCGCAAAACATGGCGTAA
- a CDS encoding surface antigen (D15):surface antigen variable number, with the protein MAVLPRVSIRGMKSFAMFTSGLILSVASVAASADARLDVRITPANSELKANIEGYVGSPGERDAQGLQHFSIGAEEQAQRAAQALGYYQAIVRSEVQNGRDNQPQLIIDVQPGEPIHLRNVTVRIVGEAASMKAFRVPRSDALKSGAVLNHGHYEDAKRLIQNQASRYGFFSGRFTQQRLSVDPAAGVADIDLVYDSGPRYTLGKVSFSGDAPFDDDLLRRMVPFKENTPYDSELIAELNQAMQTSGYFEGVRVDAAPTAAVGREIPVVVQLDTRKPRTMGLGLGYSTDVGPRGKANWTRHWVNPQGHSYGIESELSAPRQNVGLWYDVPLDPPLTDKLRFAGGYQYEELAGTDTLSKLLTVGPEWHSKLPSGWERVISLKWQREEYRLGDDSGLSTLLMPGVSYSYLRSDNRIDPHNGYRLQFDAQVAKEGLMSDSNLLRGTVLLKGLTTVWDNHRLLGRLQVGGNATNGYKSIPPSLRFFAGGDQSVRGYDYQTLSPENSDGDRIGGRYMIAGSVEYQYSIAEKWRVATFVDQGNSFNSLDLPSLKTGVGIGVRWVSPVGPLRLDLAHALDDDGGVRLHFSMGPEL; encoded by the coding sequence GTGGCGGTGCTACCTCGTGTTAGCATTCGCGGCATGAAGTCTTTCGCAATGTTTACCAGCGGCCTGATCCTGAGTGTCGCCAGCGTCGCGGCGTCAGCCGATGCGCGGTTGGACGTCAGGATCACGCCCGCCAATTCCGAGCTCAAAGCCAATATCGAAGGCTATGTGGGTAGCCCCGGCGAGCGCGATGCGCAAGGCCTGCAGCATTTCAGCATCGGCGCTGAAGAGCAGGCCCAGCGTGCCGCTCAGGCGTTGGGCTATTACCAGGCGATTGTCCGCAGCGAGGTGCAGAACGGTCGCGATAACCAGCCGCAGCTGATTATCGACGTCCAGCCCGGCGAACCCATTCACCTGCGCAACGTGACCGTCCGTATCGTCGGAGAAGCTGCGTCAATGAAGGCTTTCCGGGTGCCGCGCAGTGACGCACTCAAAAGTGGTGCCGTGCTCAACCATGGCCACTACGAAGACGCCAAGCGGTTGATTCAGAATCAGGCATCACGCTACGGATTCTTCTCAGGGCGCTTTACGCAACAGCGTCTCTCGGTTGATCCGGCAGCGGGTGTCGCGGACATTGATCTGGTCTATGACAGCGGCCCGCGTTACACCCTGGGCAAAGTCAGCTTCAGTGGCGACGCGCCGTTCGACGACGACCTGCTACGACGCATGGTGCCCTTCAAGGAAAACACTCCCTACGACTCCGAGCTGATTGCCGAACTCAATCAGGCCATGCAGACCAGCGGCTATTTCGAAGGTGTGCGCGTCGATGCCGCGCCGACAGCTGCCGTGGGGCGCGAAATCCCGGTGGTTGTCCAGCTCGATACCCGAAAGCCCCGGACCATGGGGCTGGGCCTGGGTTATTCCACGGACGTGGGCCCACGCGGCAAGGCGAACTGGACCCGGCACTGGGTTAACCCCCAAGGCCACAGCTACGGCATTGAAAGCGAGCTATCCGCCCCCCGGCAGAACGTCGGTCTCTGGTACGACGTGCCCCTGGATCCGCCGCTGACCGACAAACTGCGCTTCGCCGGGGGCTATCAATATGAAGAGCTCGCCGGCACCGACACCTTGAGTAAATTGCTCACCGTCGGCCCTGAGTGGCATAGCAAGCTGCCCAGCGGCTGGGAGCGGGTGATTTCCCTTAAATGGCAGCGTGAGGAATATCGCCTGGGTGATGACTCAGGCCTGAGCACGCTGTTGATGCCGGGTGTCAGCTATTCCTACCTGCGCAGCGACAATCGCATCGATCCGCACAATGGCTACCGGCTGCAGTTCGATGCCCAGGTGGCCAAGGAAGGGCTGATGTCGGATTCCAACCTGCTGCGCGGCACGGTGCTGCTCAAAGGCTTGACCACGGTGTGGGATAACCACCGTTTACTGGGCCGCTTGCAGGTGGGGGGCAACGCTACCAACGGCTATAAGTCCATCCCGCCGTCGCTGCGCTTTTTCGCAGGTGGCGACCAGAGTGTGCGCGGCTACGATTACCAGACCCTATCGCCGGAAAACTCCGACGGTGATCGCATCGGCGGCCGCTACATGATCGCTGGCAGCGTCGAATATCAGTACTCCATCGCCGAAAAATGGCGCGTGGCGACCTTTGTCGATCAGGGTAACTCTTTTAACAGCCTCGACCTGCCAAGCCTGAAAACCGGTGTCGGCATCGGCGTGCGCTGGGTGTCCCCGGTGGGGCCATTGCGCCTTGACCTGGCTCACGCGCTCGACGACGACGGCGGGGTCAGGCTGCACTTTTCCATGGGACCTGAGCTGTGA
- a CDS encoding Family of uncharacterised function (DUF490): MSTVKWPRGLKIVGLSLLAIVVLLVAGLWLVVGTESGSRWALARVSGLQVDNFNGRLGGVWSADRLVWQQGATRVELDAPTLGWSPGCLLRMTLCIDRLQATQVRLQLAPSTEPAASGPITLPDLKLPLAIELGDVNIGSLQLDGTDQFRDLQLAAHWTTEGLRLDNVHVQRDDLVLDLAGLLKPSGDWPLQATGLLKLPDQDGKPWAINLDIQGDVLKTLRLAGLSSGYLEGQLKGELQPLAENLPAQLTISAEAFKASTALPDTLQLNQLLLNAKGDLQAGYVLLGSASLPAEKGPVALALNGRVDAKGATVQGLDLNASPEQRLNLNGSVYWEKGLRAEAKLDWLDFPWHRLYPAVEAPQVALHKFQGEVSYTDGKYLGNFNANLNGPAGAFSLSSPFSGDLTQVFLPQLDMVAGQGKATGYLNLQFADGIAWDTALDLSAIDPAYWVAQMPGTLAGPLRSKGQFKNEQLSLNADLDLKGRLRGQPAGLQLKAEGGGDKWNLGALEVRLGDNRIQGAGSLQQRLLGQLDINLPRLGQLWPGLQGQAKGRLDVAGTLQAPQGNLTLQGSQLAFQENRLQSLNLGARLDSAQRADIDVKGSGIQLGDTQLGTLVVDAQGDIKRQQLKLDLQGPLLKLGLALDGTLDKGNWRGRLATGNVQTGGQNWRLQQAARLERLADGKVNFGAHCWVSGPASLCGEDQRLVPEPRLRYHLKNFPLDSLAQWMPKDFAWKGALNADVQLDVPAAGPNGQILVNASGGTLRIKENNQWLDFPYEALVLNSKLTPKLIDSRLDFRGQKLGALQVVAQIDPVARNKTLNGSFTLSGLDVSIARPFLPMVQTLNGKLNGNGRLSGDLLAPQVNGSVVLSGGEVSGPELPMSLQNMQIQALIAGENVTLDGKWTSGPAGRGTLGGQVGWGQALLVDLNIKGSKLPITVEPYATLEAAPDLNIAMKEGRLAISGKVLIPKGDITIRQLPASTVKLSGDTVIVGQQTEQGAPPLAMAMDIDVQVGQEKLSFTGFGLTADLAGRVHIGDNMDTRGELNLNNGRYRAYGQRLTIRKARILFAGPVDQPYLDVEAIRQTDDVIAGIRLSGSAEQPTTTVFSEPAMSQEQALSYLVLGRPLNNTGEDSNMMAQAALALGLAGSESTTGKLAQNLGIKDFELDTSGSGDKTNVVASGKITDKLSLRYGVGVFEPANTLALRYMLSKRVYLEAASGLASSLDIFYKRDF, translated from the coding sequence GTGAGTACTGTCAAATGGCCTCGTGGGCTGAAAATCGTCGGCTTGAGCCTGCTGGCAATTGTGGTCCTGCTGGTGGCCGGTCTCTGGCTGGTAGTGGGAACCGAGTCGGGCAGTCGCTGGGCGCTGGCGCGAGTCTCCGGTTTGCAGGTGGACAATTTCAACGGTCGTTTGGGGGGTGTGTGGAGCGCCGACCGACTGGTATGGCAGCAAGGTGCGACCCGCGTCGAACTGGACGCGCCCACGCTGGGCTGGTCGCCGGGCTGCCTGTTGAGGATGACGCTGTGCATCGACCGTCTGCAGGCAACGCAAGTCCGCCTGCAGCTGGCTCCCAGTACCGAACCCGCCGCGAGTGGGCCGATCACGCTGCCTGATTTGAAGTTGCCGCTGGCCATCGAACTGGGCGACGTGAACATCGGCAGCCTGCAACTGGATGGCACCGACCAGTTTCGTGACCTGCAACTGGCAGCACACTGGACCACTGAAGGCTTGCGCCTGGACAACGTGCACGTGCAGCGTGATGACCTGGTGCTGGATCTCGCCGGGTTGCTCAAGCCTTCCGGCGACTGGCCGTTGCAGGCGACCGGTTTATTGAAGTTGCCCGATCAGGACGGCAAGCCCTGGGCGATCAATCTCGATATTCAGGGTGACGTACTCAAAACCCTGCGGCTAGCAGGCCTCAGCAGCGGCTACCTTGAAGGGCAGCTCAAAGGCGAATTGCAGCCCCTGGCAGAAAACCTCCCGGCGCAACTGACGATCAGTGCCGAAGCTTTCAAGGCGAGCACGGCGCTACCCGACACCTTGCAACTCAATCAATTGCTGCTCAATGCCAAGGGTGATTTGCAAGCGGGTTACGTGCTGCTGGGGTCGGCGAGTCTGCCCGCCGAGAAGGGTCCGGTCGCCTTGGCGCTCAACGGCCGGGTGGACGCCAAGGGGGCGACGGTTCAGGGGCTGGATCTGAATGCCAGTCCTGAGCAACGGCTGAATCTGAACGGCTCCGTGTATTGGGAAAAGGGGCTGCGCGCCGAGGCAAAACTCGACTGGCTCGACTTCCCCTGGCACCGGCTGTACCCGGCTGTCGAAGCGCCGCAAGTGGCCCTTCACAAATTCCAGGGTGAAGTTTCCTACACCGATGGCAAGTACCTGGGCAACTTCAATGCGAACCTGAATGGGCCTGCGGGCGCGTTCAGCCTGTCCAGCCCGTTCAGTGGCGACCTGACGCAGGTCTTCCTGCCGCAGCTGGACATGGTTGCCGGACAGGGCAAAGCCACCGGCTACCTCAATCTGCAATTTGCCGACGGCATCGCCTGGGATACTGCGCTGGATCTGAGCGCAATCGACCCCGCCTATTGGGTCGCGCAGATGCCGGGCACCCTGGCGGGCCCGTTGCGCAGTAAAGGTCAGTTCAAAAACGAACAGTTGAGCCTCAACGCAGACCTTGACCTGAAGGGGCGTCTGCGCGGTCAACCTGCGGGCTTGCAGCTCAAAGCCGAGGGTGGCGGTGATAAATGGAACCTCGGCGCGCTGGAAGTACGCCTTGGCGACAACCGGATTCAGGGCGCCGGCAGTCTGCAACAGCGTTTGCTCGGCCAGCTGGACATCAACCTGCCGCGCCTGGGGCAGCTTTGGCCTGGGCTGCAAGGTCAGGCCAAAGGCCGGCTCGATGTGGCGGGCACGCTGCAGGCGCCGCAAGGCAATCTGACGTTACAGGGCTCGCAGTTGGCGTTTCAGGAGAATCGCTTGCAGAGCCTCAATCTCGGCGCCCGGCTGGACAGTGCCCAACGCGCCGACATTGATGTGAAAGGCAGCGGCATCCAGCTGGGTGACACGCAGCTGGGCACATTAGTCGTCGATGCTCAGGGTGACATCAAGCGCCAACAGCTCAAGCTCGATCTGCAAGGCCCGTTGCTCAAACTGGGTCTGGCGCTGGACGGCACGTTGGACAAAGGCAACTGGCGCGGTCGATTGGCTACTGGCAACGTGCAGACCGGTGGCCAAAACTGGCGCTTGCAGCAAGCAGCCAGGCTTGAGCGGTTGGCCGATGGCAAAGTTAATTTCGGCGCTCACTGTTGGGTTTCAGGGCCTGCAAGCCTGTGTGGTGAGGATCAGCGCCTGGTGCCGGAACCGCGTCTGCGCTACCACTTGAAGAACTTCCCGCTGGACAGCCTCGCCCAGTGGATGCCCAAGGACTTCGCCTGGAAGGGCGCGCTTAACGCGGACGTGCAGCTGGACGTTCCCGCCGCAGGGCCGAACGGCCAGATATTGGTGAATGCCAGCGGCGGCACGTTGCGCATCAAGGAAAACAATCAGTGGCTGGATTTCCCCTATGAAGCCCTGGTGCTGAACAGCAAGTTGACCCCCAAGCTGATTGATAGCCGTCTGGATTTCCGCGGCCAGAAGCTTGGCGCACTCCAGGTGGTTGCCCAGATCGATCCGGTGGCCAGGAACAAAACCCTGAATGGCAGCTTCACCCTCAGCGGCCTGGATGTATCCATCGCCAGACCCTTCCTGCCCATGGTGCAAACCCTCAACGGCAAACTGAACGGTAACGGGCGGCTGTCGGGAGATTTGCTGGCGCCTCAGGTCAATGGCAGTGTGGTGCTCAGCGGTGGCGAAGTCTCCGGGCCTGAATTGCCGATGAGCCTGCAAAATATGCAGATTCAAGCATTGATCGCCGGAGAAAATGTGACCCTGGACGGCAAGTGGACCAGTGGCCCGGCGGGGCGTGGCACCTTGGGCGGGCAGGTTGGCTGGGGCCAGGCGCTGCTGGTGGACCTGAACATCAAGGGTTCTAAACTGCCCATCACCGTTGAACCCTACGCGACCCTTGAAGCCGCTCCCGATTTGAACATTGCCATGAAAGAAGGGCGCCTGGCTATTTCCGGCAAGGTGCTGATCCCCAAAGGCGACATCACTATTCGCCAGTTGCCTGCCTCGACCGTCAAGCTGTCCGGAGACACGGTGATTGTCGGCCAGCAAACGGAGCAGGGCGCGCCACCGCTCGCCATGGCCATGGATATCGATGTGCAGGTGGGCCAGGAAAAACTCAGCTTCACCGGCTTCGGTCTGACTGCGGACCTGGCAGGGCGGGTGCACATCGGTGACAACATGGACACCCGAGGCGAGCTCAACCTCAACAACGGCCGCTACCGCGCCTACGGGCAGCGCCTGACCATTCGCAAGGCCCGCATCCTGTTTGCCGGACCGGTCGATCAACCGTATCTGGATGTCGAAGCGATACGCCAGACGGACGACGTGATTGCTGGCATACGCTTGTCGGGCAGCGCCGAACAGCCGACCACCACGGTATTTTCCGAGCCCGCCATGAGCCAGGAGCAGGCGCTGTCCTATCTGGTGCTGGGCCGACCGCTGAATAACACCGGTGAAGACAGCAACATGATGGCGCAAGCCGCGCTGGCGCTGGGGCTGGCGGGCAGCGAATCAACCACCGGCAAGCTGGCGCAAAACCTGGGCATCAAGGATTTTGAGCTGGACACCTCCGGGTCAGGCGACAAGACCAACGTGGTGGCCAGCGGGAAGATCACTGACAAATTAAGCCTGCGTTACGGCGTCGGGGTGTTCGAACCGGCCAACACCCTGGCGCTGCGGTATATGTTGAGCAAAAGGGTGTACCTGGAAGCGGCCAGCGGCCTGGCGAGCTCGCTGGACATCTTCTATAAGCGGGATTTTTGA
- the tpx gene encoding peroxiredoxin: protein MAQVTRRGNPVQINGELPKVGAQAPAFSLVGGDLADVTLADFAGKRKVLNIFPSVDTPTCATSVRKFNAQANDLSNAVVLCISADLPFAQARFCGSEGLENVKNLSTLRGAQFMVDYGVAIADGPMVGLTTRAVVVLDENDKVLHSELVPEIGQEPDYDAALAVLK from the coding sequence ATGGCTCAAGTGACTCGCAGAGGCAATCCTGTCCAAATCAACGGCGAACTGCCAAAAGTCGGCGCCCAGGCTCCGGCTTTTTCGCTGGTCGGTGGTGATCTGGCCGACGTGACCCTGGCGGACTTCGCCGGCAAGCGCAAAGTGCTGAATATTTTCCCGAGTGTCGACACGCCGACCTGCGCCACCTCCGTGCGCAAGTTCAACGCCCAGGCCAACGACCTGAGCAACGCCGTAGTGCTGTGCATCTCCGCTGACCTGCCGTTTGCCCAGGCGCGCTTCTGCGGTTCAGAAGGCCTGGAAAACGTCAAAAACCTCTCCACCCTGCGTGGCGCCCAGTTCATGGTTGACTACGGCGTGGCCATCGCCGATGGCCCGATGGTTGGCCTGACCACACGTGCGGTCGTGGTGCTGGATGAAAATGACAAGGTTCTGCACAGCGAACTGGTCCCGGAAATCGGCCAGGAACCTGACTACGATGCGGCACTGGCAGTCCTCAAGTAA
- the mdtA gene encoding multidrug RND efflux transporter, membrane fusion protein MdtA produces the protein MVDLFMQSSGPRSSRRWLISLLILLVIAGLCWWLWPTSASHKDGASARKTGGAAHGSVARPGFGGSALAVPVRVAPAVLGDFPIYYKALGTVTAMNTINVRSRVAGELVKINFQEGQMVKAGDLLAEIDPRSYQIALQQAEGTLATNQALLKNAQLDVQRYRGLYAEDSIAKQTLDTAESLVNQYQGTIKTNQAAVGDAKLNLEFARIRAPISGRIGLKQLDVGNLVAANDTTALVVITQTKPITVAFTLPEKDLSAVIARYRSGDKLPVEAWDRGDLKQQAEGVLASLDNQIDVATGTLKFKARFDNQNEVLFPNQFVNVHLLADTLKQAVLIPTASVQFGNNGTFVYVMDGDKKVKIRPLKTGASNEQSTVVSEGLAAGDRVVLEGTDRLRDGAEVEVVSDSKDVPAGPGQQLQGKPGKASDESAAAGKAESDRA, from the coding sequence ATGGTTGATTTATTCATGCAATCGTCTGGCCCCCGTAGTTCCCGTCGCTGGCTTATCAGTCTGCTGATCCTGTTGGTTATCGCCGGTCTGTGCTGGTGGCTGTGGCCGACGTCTGCATCGCACAAAGACGGTGCCAGCGCTCGCAAAACGGGTGGTGCGGCCCACGGCAGCGTTGCCCGGCCAGGTTTCGGCGGCTCGGCGCTGGCGGTACCGGTGCGTGTGGCGCCTGCGGTATTGGGTGACTTCCCGATCTATTACAAAGCCCTTGGCACCGTGACGGCGATGAACACCATCAACGTGCGCAGCCGGGTGGCCGGTGAGTTGGTCAAGATCAACTTCCAGGAAGGACAGATGGTCAAGGCCGGGGACTTGCTCGCGGAGATCGACCCGCGCAGTTATCAGATCGCTCTGCAGCAGGCCGAAGGCACCCTGGCCACCAATCAGGCGTTGCTCAAGAATGCTCAGCTAGATGTACAGCGCTATCGCGGTCTGTATGCCGAGGACAGCATCGCCAAGCAGACGCTGGACACCGCCGAGTCGCTGGTCAATCAATATCAGGGCACGATCAAGACCAATCAGGCTGCGGTGGGCGACGCCAAACTGAACCTGGAATTCGCCCGCATCCGTGCGCCTATCTCGGGCCGTATCGGCCTCAAGCAGCTGGACGTCGGTAATCTGGTGGCGGCCAATGACACCACCGCCTTGGTAGTGATCACCCAGACGAAACCGATCACCGTGGCGTTCACCTTGCCGGAGAAAGACCTGTCCGCCGTGATTGCCCGTTATCGCAGCGGCGACAAGTTACCGGTCGAAGCCTGGGATCGCGGCGACTTGAAGCAGCAGGCCGAAGGCGTGCTCGCCAGCCTCGACAACCAGATCGACGTCGCCACCGGCACCCTGAAATTCAAGGCCCGTTTCGATAACCAGAATGAAGTGCTATTCCCCAACCAGTTCGTCAATGTGCACCTGCTTGCAGACACCCTGAAACAGGCTGTGCTGATCCCGACCGCTTCCGTGCAATTCGGCAACAACGGCACCTTCGTCTACGTAATGGACGGCGACAAGAAGGTCAAGATCCGCCCACTCAAGACCGGCGCCAGCAATGAGCAGTCCACGGTTGTCAGCGAAGGGCTGGCAGCGGGGGATCGGGTCGTGCTGGAGGGCACCGACCGGTTGCGCGACGGTGCCGAGGTTGAAGTGGTCAGTGACAGCAAGGACGTACCGGCCGGTCCCGGCCAGCAGTTGCAAGGCAAGCCCGGCAAGGCGTCTGATGAATCGGCTGCGGCCGGGAAGGCGGAAAGCGACCGCGCATGA